A region of Pyxidicoccus parkwaysis DNA encodes the following proteins:
- a CDS encoding serine/threonine-protein kinase, which yields MHSTDDEAGDVAYLGGAVEPVETKQAPAALGPVHARGPAAVSSGVPLPLIPGQAPAQPVATTPERLLRPVTPPPAVSLGDTLRPLTPVSPHGTLLQGIVTPLPPSPQVRGLMPGQVVAGRYRVERWLGAGGSATVYEATDLHQDLRVALKVLAVPYAHDALVARFHQEVEHVRALEHVNILRVFDAGVDGDRHYLTMELLEGSDLRQLLAERRATRVEALRWITHATVALEHAHGRGVLHRDVKPANLFITRTGVLKLMDFGLAKSSHVAGATAQGAVLGTPEYMAPEQVMGSPKVSPATDLYALGVVAYELLTGQLPFRHTEPMPLMFMHVQQAPAPPRTLCPDLPEPFEHVVLKLLQKRPEDRFPDAASLHAALGKLWPYVLVKAPA from the coding sequence GTGCACTCGACGGATGATGAGGCCGGCGACGTGGCGTATCTCGGCGGCGCGGTGGAGCCAGTAGAGACGAAGCAGGCACCCGCCGCGCTCGGGCCGGTGCATGCTCGCGGCCCGGCCGCGGTGTCTTCCGGCGTGCCCCTCCCGCTCATACCCGGGCAGGCACCCGCGCAACCGGTCGCGACGACACCGGAGCGCCTGCTGCGTCCGGTGACGCCACCGCCCGCAGTGTCATTGGGAGACACACTGCGTCCGCTGACGCCGGTGTCTCCTCACGGCACGCTCTTGCAGGGCATCGTGACGCCGCTCCCTCCGTCTCCTCAGGTGCGAGGACTGATGCCGGGACAGGTGGTGGCCGGACGCTACCGCGTGGAACGGTGGCTCGGCGCCGGAGGCAGCGCCACCGTGTACGAGGCCACGGACCTGCATCAAGACTTGCGCGTGGCCCTCAAGGTGCTCGCGGTGCCGTACGCCCACGACGCGCTGGTGGCGCGCTTCCACCAGGAGGTGGAGCACGTGCGAGCGTTGGAGCACGTCAACATCCTCCGCGTCTTCGACGCTGGCGTGGATGGAGACCGCCACTACCTCACCATGGAATTGCTGGAGGGCTCGGACCTGCGGCAGCTCCTCGCTGAGCGCCGCGCCACGCGGGTAGAGGCCCTGCGCTGGATTACCCACGCCACGGTGGCGTTGGAGCACGCGCACGGGCGCGGCGTGCTGCACCGGGACGTGAAGCCCGCCAACCTCTTCATCACCCGCACCGGCGTGCTGAAGCTGATGGACTTCGGCCTCGCGAAGAGCTCGCACGTGGCCGGCGCCACGGCGCAGGGCGCGGTGCTCGGCACGCCGGAGTACATGGCGCCCGAGCAGGTGATGGGCAGTCCGAAGGTGTCACCCGCCACGGACCTCTACGCGCTGGGCGTGGTGGCGTATGAATTACTCACGGGACAGCTCCCCTTCCGCCACACCGAGCCGATGCCGCTGATGTTCATGCACGTGCAGCAGGCTCCGGCACCGCCGCGCACGCTGTGCCCGGACCTGCCGGAGCCCTTCGAGCACGTCGTCCTGAAGCTGCTGCAGAAGCGCCCCGAGGACCGCTTCCCCGACGCGGCCTCGCTGCACGCCGCGCTGGGGAAGCTGTGGCCGTACGTGCTCGTCAAGGCGCCCGCGTGA
- a CDS encoding DUF2339 domain-containing protein, whose protein sequence is MHTTTKWDVKVLGGVGGGLLALAVVFLWSDLQVPREWLLAVAAVGAAGLAFVDVPRTRGLLGPIAVLACSAAGGLWYAATKQEALLVGLALTLGVAAITVWRAGARAAEASERVRNVVVWYGFTAAAVAASWAFYFHFLTLGIAEDNVARRLVLTLGWLVVGVALVLTARQRGTPVMRDAGFGFVAIAVGKALLYDTVNLHGSLRVAGLAAAGALLVGAALLSSRTSESPSRSA, encoded by the coding sequence ATGCACACGACGACGAAGTGGGACGTGAAGGTGCTGGGAGGCGTGGGTGGTGGCCTGCTGGCCCTGGCGGTGGTGTTCCTGTGGAGTGACCTGCAGGTGCCTCGCGAGTGGCTGCTCGCGGTGGCCGCGGTCGGGGCCGCGGGGCTGGCGTTCGTCGACGTGCCTCGTACGCGCGGCCTGCTGGGGCCCATCGCCGTGCTCGCGTGCTCGGCGGCGGGTGGGCTCTGGTACGCGGCGACGAAGCAGGAGGCGCTGCTCGTGGGGCTGGCCCTGACGCTCGGCGTGGCGGCCATCACCGTGTGGCGCGCGGGGGCGCGGGCGGCGGAGGCCTCCGAGCGCGTGCGCAACGTCGTCGTCTGGTATGGCTTCACCGCCGCCGCCGTCGCCGCGTCGTGGGCCTTCTATTTCCACTTCCTCACCCTCGGCATCGCCGAGGACAACGTGGCCCGCCGTCTGGTGCTCACGCTGGGGTGGCTCGTGGTGGGCGTGGCCCTGGTGCTCACTGCTCGCCAGCGCGGCACGCCCGTCATGCGCGACGCGGGCTTCGGCTTCGTGGCCATCGCCGTGGGCAAGGCGCTGCTCTATGACACCGTGAATCTGCACGGCTCGCTGCGCGTGGCGGGGCTGGCCGCCGCGGGCGCGCTGCTGGTGGGCGCGGCGCTGTTGTCCTCGCGCACGTCCGAGTCTCCTTCCCGGAGCGCGTGA